The Cyanobacteriota bacterium genome includes a window with the following:
- a CDS encoding GNAT family N-acetyltransferase, giving the protein MIDCSAIQFCVHEVSEWIVNDRGQQSLQINHGERNLEVEQLQALFQVAAFWAQNRRSEDLIVAITNSKPVVTVWEGDRLIGFARATSDGVYRATIWDVVIHPNYQGAGLGRKLVETILMHPHMNRVERTYLMTTHQQQFYERIGFQVNSTTTMVLYNRPPVGLPTLETADVLATLSDQA; this is encoded by the coding sequence ATGATTGATTGCAGTGCTATTCAGTTTTGTGTGCATGAAGTCAGCGAATGGATAGTCAACGATAGGGGCCAGCAATCGCTACAGATTAACCATGGAGAGCGCAACCTCGAGGTTGAACAACTTCAAGCCTTGTTTCAAGTAGCAGCCTTTTGGGCACAGAATCGCCGTAGTGAGGACTTAATAGTAGCCATTACAAATAGTAAGCCTGTGGTCACGGTTTGGGAAGGCGATCGTCTGATTGGGTTTGCCCGTGCTACTTCCGATGGTGTGTACCGCGCTACAATCTGGGATGTAGTAATCCATCCCAACTACCAAGGAGCTGGCCTAGGGCGCAAACTGGTGGAAACTATCCTCATGCATCCGCACATGAATCGCGTCGAGCGCACCTATCTAATGACTACTCACCAGCAGCAATTCTATGAGCGCATTGGTTTTCAGGTAAATTCCACAACAACTATGGTGCTATATAATCGACCACCGGTGGGGTTACCGACATTAGAAACGGCAGACGTTTTAGCAACCCTGTCTGACCAAGCGTAA
- a CDS encoding J domain-containing protein yields the protein MNLADCYRVLGLRSGASFEDVKSSYRRLARQYHPDTNPDDQQAKEKFIEVTAAYKFLLETIAPTEQPTNELATESGDSQKQTAKRSASTKTTSTKTKVKVTRKEPKIQLNPDLSPLEHQLKEKSYQQLQQLLKNQRFPRAIALVEGLAERLPKDPEVKQWKAIAYQRWGRQLVDERQVEKARIYLKKALKTDPHNRSLWAEVEKEFRRIEKIL from the coding sequence ATGAACCTAGCAGACTGCTATCGAGTATTAGGGCTACGCTCAGGCGCATCGTTTGAGGATGTAAAGTCATCCTATCGGCGGCTGGCACGTCAATACCACCCAGACACTAATCCTGATGACCAACAGGCCAAGGAAAAGTTTATTGAAGTGACGGCTGCCTACAAGTTTTTGCTGGAGACGATCGCACCTACCGAACAACCTACTAATGAACTAGCAACAGAGTCTGGTGACAGTCAAAAGCAGACGGCAAAAAGGTCTGCATCCACCAAAACTACATCTACCAAAACTAAAGTTAAAGTCACCCGCAAGGAGCCGAAGATACAACTCAATCCTGACCTGTCACCGTTGGAACATCAACTTAAGGAAAAGTCTTACCAGCAGTTGCAGCAACTCCTCAAAAATCAGCGATTTCCGAGGGCAATCGCCCTAGTTGAGGGGCTAGCTGAGCGTTTACCCAAGGATCCAGAAGTAAAGCAGTGGAAGGCGATCGCCTATCAGCGTTGGGGACGACAGCTTGTAGATGAGCGTCAAGTTGAAAAGGCACGGATTTACTTGAAAAAGGCACTCAAAACTGATCCCCACAATCGATCGTTGTGGGCAGAAGTTGAAAAAGAGTTCCGTCGAATTGAAAAAATTTTGTAG